One part of the Euzebyales bacterium genome encodes these proteins:
- a CDS encoding ATPase, T2SS/T4P/T4SS family, translated as MTDGTPDTALIRRITREVADQLSERTTGQQERMSRDDERSYAHALINAALEREAQARLRRGLAPAGDDEDLAVASAVHDRLFGLGRLQPLLDDPRINDIAVNGCDRTFVTYRDGRRERSAPVADSDAELIELIRLAAARIGRTERRFDAAEPELNLQLPDGSRLHAIRDVSGRPSVSIRRHRFELSFLDELVALGTLERPLADLLASAVRARKNLVVCGSTGAGKTTLLRALINEIDPAERLVTVEDNLELSIDRFDDLHPDVVALEVRQANIEGRGGIELEQLVRMGLRMNPDRVMVGEVRGPELVPMLLAMTQGRDGSMCTIHAASARHVFDRALMYGLLPPYGLPVEASAHLFASAVDFVVFIGDTGARTDGRRARTVQTVLEVVGAEGQTIAANELYTTGADGAGLSGDGPPMRSATRADLLRAGLSTDVLLGTSP; from the coding sequence ATGACCGACGGCACCCCCGACACGGCGCTGATCCGGCGCATCACGCGCGAGGTGGCCGACCAGCTGTCCGAGCGCACGACCGGCCAGCAGGAGCGCATGTCGCGCGACGACGAGCGATCCTACGCCCACGCGCTCATCAACGCGGCGCTCGAGCGGGAGGCGCAGGCACGTCTGCGACGCGGACTTGCGCCGGCGGGTGACGACGAGGACCTCGCCGTCGCGAGCGCCGTCCACGATCGCCTCTTCGGCCTCGGCCGCCTCCAGCCGCTGCTCGACGACCCACGCATCAACGACATCGCCGTCAACGGCTGCGACCGTACGTTCGTCACCTACCGCGACGGTCGGCGGGAGCGCTCCGCACCCGTCGCCGACAGCGACGCGGAGCTCATCGAGCTGATCCGCCTCGCCGCGGCGCGCATCGGCAGAACCGAGCGACGCTTCGACGCCGCTGAGCCCGAGCTCAACCTGCAGCTGCCCGACGGCTCGCGCCTCCATGCGATCCGGGATGTCTCCGGACGTCCGTCCGTCAGCATCCGCCGGCACCGCTTCGAGCTGTCGTTCCTCGACGAGCTCGTCGCCCTCGGCACGCTCGAGCGACCGCTCGCGGACCTGCTCGCCAGCGCCGTCCGTGCGCGCAAGAACCTGGTGGTCTGCGGTTCGACCGGCGCGGGCAAGACGACCCTGCTGCGTGCGCTGATCAACGAGATCGACCCGGCCGAGCGCCTGGTCACCGTCGAGGACAACCTCGAGCTGAGCATCGACCGCTTCGACGACCTGCACCCGGACGTCGTCGCGTTGGAGGTGCGCCAGGCCAACATCGAGGGCCGGGGCGGGATCGAGCTGGAGCAGCTCGTCCGCATGGGACTGCGCATGAACCCCGATCGCGTGATGGTCGGCGAGGTGCGGGGGCCGGAGCTGGTCCCGATGCTGCTGGCCATGACCCAGGGCCGCGACGGATCGATGTGCACGATCCACGCGGCCAGCGCCCGCCACGTGTTCGACCGCGCGCTGATGTACGGCCTCCTGCCGCCGTATGGCCTGCCGGTCGAGGCGAGCGCGCACCTGTTCGCCAGTGCCGTCGACTTCGTGGTGTTCATCGGCGACACCGGCGCGCGGACCGACGGCCGAAGGGCCCGGACGGTCCAGACGGTGCTCGAGGTCGTCGGCGCGGAGGGGCAGACCATCGCCGCGAACGAGCTGTACACCACCGGCGCGGATGGGGCCGGGCTGAGTGGGGACGGGCCGCCGATGCGCAGCGCGACGCGTGCCGACCTCCTGCGCGCGGGGCTTTCGACGGATGTGCTGCTGGGGACGTCGCCATGA